From the genome of Pseudomonas migulae:
GCCCTTGAGGCTGAAGGCTGAGAGCCCCAGATTTTGTAAGAGAGTTTCGAACATAAATCAGCAACCTGATCGGATGAAAAAAGCGCCCATCGCGAGATGGGCGCCGGGCATTATTTGCCGCTGTACAGATTCAGATCGCCAAAGTGTTTCTTCTGAATGGTGGCGTATGTGCCATCGTCGTGTAACGCTTTGATACCTTTATCCAAAAGTGCCTTGAGGTCTTTGTTACCTTTAGAGATACCGATAGCTGTTTTGGCTGGCAGCAATTCGCTGTCAACCGGCTTGCTGACTTCGTAGCCTTCGCCTTTAGGCGACTTCAAAAAGCCCAGCTCGGCTTGCAGCATGTCCTGGATTGCCGCATCGAGGCGACCGGACATCAGGTCCGAATACACCTGATCCTGGTTCTGATAAGCCTGGGTTTTTACGCCAGCCTTGTCCAGAACGGCCTTGGCGTAGGCTTCCTGAATGGTGCCTTGCTCATAGCCAACGGTCTTGCCTTTGAGCGAAGCGACGTCTTCGCTCAGGCCGGAACCTTTCTTGAACACGTAAGCGGTAGGGCCGGAGAACAGCTCGCTGGAGAAGTCGATGACTTTTTCGCGGGCCGGGGTGACGGTCATCGAAGAGATCACACCGTCGAATTTATTGGCCTTCAGGCCCGGAATCATACCGTCGAAATCGCTTTCGACCCATTTGCACTTGACCTTCAGCTCGGCGCAGATCGCGTTCCCCAGATCGATGTCGAAGCCCACCAGGCTACCGTCGGCCGCTTTCGACTCGAACGGAGCATAGGAAGGGTCAACGCCAAAACGCAGTTCTTTGTATTCCTTGGCCAGCGCGGAGCCGGCAGCCATGCACAACGCCAGTGCAGAAAGGGTCAGCAATGCTTTTTTCATTATTCAATCCCTAAGAACCAATATGAGCGCTTGTGGCGCAGAATTATTGTTACTGGAAAGCGTAAGACCCATTGAAAGTAGCAATTTCCGAACCAGAGTGCCGAACAAGCGTTTTAAAAGGTGATACGAGAAATGGCAAAGCGGGATTTGTGCACGAAAACGGGCGCCGGTAAATAGCTGCACCAAGTTGGATCGGAATGGCGCAAATCCTTTGTGGGAAAGAGCCTTTGTGGCGAGGGGATAAATCCCCTCGCCACAAAGGCGCGCTCCCGCAGGGGGAATTGGATTAGCCCAATAAATCCTGCAATGTAGCCAGATTGTCAGCCTCTTCGACCGACTTATCCTGCCGCCAACGCAACATCCGCGGAAACCGCACCGCGATACCGCTCTTGTGCCGCTTGGACAGGGCAATCCCCTCAAACCCCAATTCAAACACCAGGCTCGGTTTGACGCTGCTGACCGGCCCGAACTTCTCCACCGTGGTCTTGCGCACAATGCTGTCGACCTGGCGCATCTCTGCGTCGGTGAGTCCCGAATAGGCCTTGGCGAACGGCACGAGGTTGCGTTCGCTGGCGTCAGGCGGGCCGTCCCACACGGCGAAGGTGTAATCGCTGTAGAGACTGGCCCGGCGACCATGCCCGCGCTGCGCGTAGATCAGCACCGCGTCGACGCTGAACGGGTCGACTTTCCATTTCCACCAGACGCCCATGTCCTTGGTGCGACCGACGCCATACATCGCGTCGCGGGCCTTGAGCATCATGCCTTCCACGCCGAGGCTGCGGGAAGCTTCGCGTTGGCGAGCGAGGTCGAACCAGTCTTCCCCGGTGAGCACGGGGGAGGGCAGTAACACCGGGTTGTTGCAGTCGGCGATGACGCGCTCCAGTTGTTCGCGGCGCTTGGCTTGAGGCTGGTTGCGCCAGTCTTCGCCCGCCCATTCCAGCAAGTCGTAGGCGAGGACCACCACCGGCACTTCATCGAGGATTTTCTTGCCCAGGGTTTTACGGCCGATCCGCTGTTGCAGCAGGGCGAACGGTTGCACTGCGGGTGATGTTGGTGCCAGTGGATCGAAGGCATCTTCGGTGTTCGGTGGTGCGGTTTTCCAGGCCACGATTTCACCGTCGATCACCGTGCCGTCGGGCAGGCCATGAATCAGGCTGTCGAGTTCGGGAAAGCGCTCGGTGACCAGCTCTTCACCCCGCGACCAGATCCACAGTCGGCCGTCGCGCTTGACCACTTGGGCGCGGATGCCATCCCACTTCCATTCCACTTGCCACTGGCTGGCCGGGCCGAGCAACCCTTCGAATTGTTCGACCGGTTGCGACAGTGCATGAGCCAGAAAAAACGGATACGGCTGACCGCCGCGCTGAGCATGTTCATCCGACGATTCGGCGGCGATCAGTTTCAGGTAACTGGCCGCGCTCGGGCGATTGGACAAGTCGGTGTAACCCACCAGCCGCTGGGCCACGCGTTTGCTGTCGAGCTGCGCCATGGCCGCGAGGGCGCGGGTCACCAGCAGCTTTGAGACACCTACGCGGAAACTGCCGGTGATCAGTTTGATGCAGAGCATCAGGCTGGGGCGGTCCAGTTGCGACCAAAGTCTGGGCAGTTGTTCGGCGAGCACCTCGGGAGATTCGCCACGCAAGGGCAGCAGTTTTTCTTCGATCCACACCGCCAATCCGTCGGTGGAACTGTGGGGCGTTTCGGGCAGAACCAGCGAGATGGTTTCCGCCAGATCGCCGACTGCCTGATAACTCTCCTCGAACAGCCATGGCGACAGGCCGGAATACGCCACGGCGAGTTCACGCAGGATGCGCACCGGCACCAGTTGGCGAGGTCGCCCGCCGGACAGAAAGTACACCGCCCATGCCGCGTCTTCCGGCGCGGCCTGGGCGAAGTAATGCTGCATCGCCGCCAGTTTGGCGTTGCTGGAAGTTGTCGCATCGAGCTCGGCGTACAACTCGGCGAAAGCCTTCATGGCAGCACCTCGGCACTTTCCGGTTCGGCCGCCGCGACGTCTTCTTCATCGTCGCCGTACTCGGTGCTGAACCCTTGGGCGTCGAGACCTTGCTCGCGCAGATGACGCACCAGGACCGCGACCGAACCGTGGGTAACCATGACGCGCTCGGCGCCGGTCTGCTCGATCGCCCAGAGCAGGCCCGGCCAGTCGGCGTGGTCGGATAGCACGAAACCACGGTCCACACCGCGCCGCCGCCGCGTGCCACGCAAACGCATCCAGCCGCTGGCAAAGCCATCGCTGTAATCACCGAAGCGTCGCATCCAGGTGCTGCCACCAGCGGACGGCGGGGCCAGGATGAGTGCCTTGCGCATCATCGGGTCACTCTTGTTGACGTCGCCGGCGTAGATCGTCGGCGGTAAATAAACACCGCTCTCGCGATACACCCGGTTCAGTGGTTCGACGGCGCCATGCACCAGAATGGGGCCGAGGCTCGCGTCGATGCCGTGGAGAATCCGCTGCGCTTTGCCAAAGGAATAGCAGAACAGCACGCTGGCCTTGTCTTCGGTGGCGTTGGCTTGCCACCACTGATTGATCTCGGCGAACACCTGCGCCTGGGGTTGCCAGCGGTAGATCGGCAGACCAAACGTCGATTCGGTGATGAAGGTGTGGCAGCGCACCGGTTCGAAGGGGGCGCAGGTGCCGTCGGGTTCGATCTTGTAATCCCCCGAGGCGACCCAGACTTCGTCGCCGTATTCCAGACGCACCTGTGCCGAGCCGAGCACGTGGCCGGCGGGATGAAAACTCAAGGTGACGCCGTGGTGCAGCAGCCGCTCGCCATACGCCAGGGTTTGCAGGTTGATGTCCTGGCCCAGTCGCGCGCGCAGAATCCCTTCGCCGGGCGCGGCCGCCAGATAGTGCTGGTTGCCGCCTCGGGCATGGTCGCCGTGGGCGTGGGTGATGACCGAACGCTCGACCGGCCGCCACGGGTCGATATAGAAATCGCCGGCGGGGCAGTACAAACCTTCGGGGCGCGCGATAACAAGGTCCATGTTGTTACCAAAATGGAGGGACTTGTTAGCTATGAGGTTTGGGCGAGTTCAGAAGTTCTATCGAGATTTCACGGGTGAACGACATGATCGTTCCCACGCGTGGGAACGATCAGTGGCAGGGGATTGGGCTATTTCCCGGGCGTCAGCGTCAACCGCTTGGTCCCGTACACCTTGTCGTAGTTCTGCGGCTGCATCGGCAGACTCACGTATTGCCCCTTGAGCCACGGCTCCACGCTGTCGAGGTAATTCGGACTGGCCGGATTACCGGACTGACCCGTACCGTTCTGGCCCATCAGCGGTTCGGCCTGGCCGAAGTCGACGATGAAGCGCATGGCCGGTGCCAGCGTGGTGTTGAAGTCCTGGCCCCAGGCGAACGCCGCGGTGTTCAGCGTGGTGTGATCGCCACCGGCTGCGAGCGGACCGCGAACGGTCTGGCCACTGGCATTCTTCCACTCGTAACGGTGCAGTTTGCCCCACTGCCAGGCTTTGTGGTCGCCACCCAACTGGCTGTCGCCAGCGGTAATCGCTGCTGCAAGGCTACGGGCAAGAATCGTCGGTTTGTCTTCTTTCTGCGGCGTGCGCGCGTCATCCCAGAACGGGCTGTCTTCACGGCCCAGCAGGTGATCGGCCTGGGCCGCGTAGGACAACTTGCCATTGGCGACAAAGGCTTTCCACGCCGGGCTGCTTGTCGGGCCCAGTTCGTCGAGGAAGGTTTGCTTGGCGCTTTCCTCCAGGAACAGCTCGTAAATCGCCGCGTCGGCGGAGGTCGGGGCGAGTTTGCCGTCGAACGCTTTCAGGCGGGTCAACGCTTCTTGAGCCTTGCTGCGATCAGCGACCGGCAGTGCCTCGATAGCCTGCTTCAGCGGCTGGGCCATGCCCGGTGCTTCAAACATCTTTTTCAGTTTGGCGGCGAACGTAGTGGTCTGATCGTATTGCATGGCGATCACACTGCGCGTGTCGTGTTTGCCAACGCCGGCCAGTTCGGCCATGCGTTCGCCGCGTTCCGGCGCCGACCACGAGTTGGACAGCTGCATGCCGTAACCGTGGGGAATGACCCGCTGGTTGGCGGTGCCGAGCCAGCCTTGCGCCGGGTCCTGATCGTACGGGTGCAGCATCGGGTCGGCGTAACCGTCCCAGTCGTAACGACCTTCCCAGCCCGGCGATGGCAACAGGCCTTCGCCTTCGCGACGGTTCGGGTAACGGCCGGTGACTTGCCAGCCGATGTTGCTGGCGTCGGCGAAGACCAGGTTCAGCGTGATCGCGCGGATTTCACGGCTGGCGTCCGACGCTTTCTCGACGTTCTGCGCCCGGGACAGGTCGAAAAACGCGTCGAGGGATTTGTCATCGGTGAAGTTCGGTGTCTGCAACGCCAGACCCAGGCCGTTATCCAGCGCGGTACCTTTGGCGCTGTTGAGCAGCGGTCCGTGGCGGGTTTCGTACACCACTTCGCGAATCGACCGCTGGCCTTTGACGAAATAGGTTTCGTTGCGAACGATCGCCGGCTGCCATTTGCCGCCGACTTCGTAGGAAAGCCCGTTGCCCTGGCGTTTGATTTTTTCCAGGAACAGGTCCTGGTTGTCGCCCATGACCGAGGTCATGCTCCATGCCACTTTGCCGTTGAAGCCGCCCAGCACCATCGGCAAACCAGCGATGGTCACGCCGGACGCCTGGTATTTCGGCGCACGAATCTGCACGTAACTGAACAACGACGGCACGCCCAGCGGCCCATGGCTGTCGCTGGCCAGCAGGCTTTTGCCACTGCGGCTGCGTTGCGGGGCGATCGCCCAGTTGTTCGAAGACGTGGCGCCCAGCAGATTCAGGTCGGACAGTTGGCCGGTGGCTTTGCTGATGTCGGCGAGCCCCGGGATCGCCCCGTTCAGCTTGAGGCCCTGAAGTTTTTCGGCTTCGGCCACTGGCAGTTTTTCGTCGAGGGCGGACGGTGTCAGCCAGGCGAGTTTGTCGGTGGTGAGCGTCTGAGCGAGCACCAGCGAGGAAATTTCCTCGGGCAGATTCGCCGATTGACTGAAGTTCAGCAGGCAGAAAATCAGCGCCGAATCTTCCGGTTTCCAGTATTCAGGCTTGTAGCCGGTGGCGGCGAGGTCTGCCGGCAGCTTGTCACGGTAGCGGAACAGGTAGGCGTTGACCCCGCGGGCATAGACTTCGAAGAAGCGTTTAAGGCGCGGCGACGAGGCCTTGTACAGCTCGCCGGCGCTTTTCTTCAGGTTGACGGCACGCATGTAGCGGTCGGCGTCCAGCAGGTCCGAACCGGACATCTCCGACAAACGGCCTTGGGCCAGCAGGCGCAGGGTGACCATTTGCGTGATGCGGTCGCTCGCGTGCACGTAACCGAGGGCGAACAGTGCATCGTGGAAGCTGCTGCTTTCGATCAACGGCATGCCCATGGCATTGCGGCGCACCGAAACGTTCTGCGCCAGGCCTTTGAGCGGCTGCACACCGGTGGTGGGCGGGAGGGTGTCCTGAGTGTTCCAGGTCTGACAACCGGTCAGGCTCAAAACACCGGCCACTGCTGCGGCAACGCCGAACCGGGGAAGAAAATGTGTGAGGGCTGGCGAGGCCATGGCAAAGCTCCTGCGGGGGTAGAGGCGCAATAAAGGCGCTACGTTAGTGAGCAGGAGGTGGCCGCGCAAGCGGGGTATGGGGTTATTTCAGGATTTGTCTGATAAACCACAACTCCAGGGCGTAAGGGATTTATCTGTGGCGAGGGGATTTATCCCCGTTGGGTCGCGAAGCGGCCCCCCAGAACCCAGTCACAGATTGAGTTGTCTGGATTCACGACTGCTTCGCAGCCGAACGGGGATGAATCCCCTCGCCACAGGGTGATGCGTCGTTCTTAGGGTTTGGGTGGGTTGATTTTGGCCGCGAGGGCATACGCCTTCACCGTCGCCGGCCGGTTCTGGATGTGGTTGAACCAGCGCAGCACATTCGGGAAATCTTCCAGATTCTGGCTCTGCCACTTGTGGGAAACGATCCACGGGTAGATCGCCATGTCGGCAATGCTGTATTCGTTGCCGGCGACAAACTCGTTATTCGCCAGTTGCTTGTTGAGTACACCGTAAAGGCGCGCCGTCTCATCGATGTAGCGCTTGATCGCGTAGGGGATTTTCTCCGGTGCGAACTGGCTGAAGTGATGATTCTGCCCGGCCATCGGCCCCAGCCCGCCCATCTGCCAGAACAGCCATTGCAGCGCCTGCTGACGACCGCGCAGGTCTTTGGGCAGGAACTGGCCGGTCTTTTCTGCCAGGTACAGCAGAATCGCCCCGGACTCGAACAGCGACAGAGGCTCCCCGCCATCGGCTGGCTCATGATCGACGATCGCTGGAATTCTGTTGTTCGGAGAGATTTTCAGGAAGTGCGGCTGGAACTGTTCGTTCTGGCTGATGTTGATCGGGTGCACGTTGTACGGCAGGCCGGCTTCTTCCAGGAAAATCGAGATTTTGTGGCCGTTGGGGGTGGTCCAGTAATACAGGTCGATCATGAAGTACTCCACATCAAGAGACGTCGTAAGGGATGGACAGCAACCGCGGGCATCAGGTCGTCCTGTTTGCGATCGAAGGCTTGCCTGTAGGAAGAGGTGATGCTGAAGTGCGTGAAATTCAATGACCTTGCGTGAGAAAAGTCGGCATGGAGCTCAAGACCAACGCAGCACTGATCATCATCGACCAACAAAAAGGCATCCTGGAGCCCCGGCTGGGCCGGCGAAACAACCCTCAGGCCGAAGCGCGGATTCTGGAGCTGCTGGAGCATTGGCGTCGAACCGGGCGACCGGTGATTCATGTGCAGCACCTGTCCCGTTCACCGGACTCGGTGTTCTGGCCGCAGCAATCGGGCGTGGAGTTTCAGGAGCGGTTTCGGCCATCGGCCGGCGAGCAGCTGATTCAGAAACAGGTGCCGGATGCATTTTGTGCGACGGGGTTGGAAGCGGGATTGCGCGAGGCGGGGATCGATCAGTTGGTCATCGTTGGCGTAGCGACTAACAACTCGGTGGAATCAACGGCGCGAACGGCCGGGAATCTGGGGTTTGACGCGTGGGTGGCGGAGGATGCGTGCTTCACGTTCGACAAGGCGGATTACTTTGGTAATGCCCGTTGTGCCGAGGATGTGCATGCGATGTCGCTGGGGAATCTGCATGGGGAATATGCGACGGTTGTCAGCAGTGCGCAGATCCTGATGACGGCTGTAAACCTGTAGGAGCGAGGCTTGCCCGCGAAGAAGACACCGCGTTAGTTCAGGTTAACCGCGTAATCGTTCTTCGCGGGCAAGCCTCGCTCCTACAGGGGAACTGTGTTCATCACAGATCCAGCGTGGGAGCGGGCTTGCTCGCGAAGGCGATTCAACAGGCAAAGCAGAACTTCGCCCGAAGCATCAAGCGCCGTGGCACTTCTTGAATTTCTTGCCATTGCCGCACGGGCAAGGATCGTTACGGCCGACGTCCTTCAGGGCGTTGCGTACCGGTTCCTGGTGCGCGTGGCCGCAATTCGGGCCGTGAACATGGCCATGGTCGTGATCATGGTGGTCGTGATGGTCATGATCGTGGTTGCAGTCAGGGCCATGGACGTGGGGTTGCTGGGTCATCGGGTGTGCTCCGGAATTAAATCGGCGGGGATTATCACGCCTTTGCGCGCCAGGTGCACGTAGTGCGCGATGAACACACCGGTTTCCAGCTCACCTTCCAACCGATAAGGGACGGGTTGATCGGATTTTTTCAGCATCTTCACCAGGTCCCGTACCTTCGGCCACAGGTTGGTGCGGATTGGCACCTTGAAAAAACCGCTGCGTTTGGGACTGACGGTAAACCAGTGCTCGTGCTCACCTTCGGTCAGCAGCATGTCACCCAGATGAATCCGGTATTCGAGGCCGCGAACCGTCAGGTCACTGTCACGGGGATTGTCGACGCGAAAGTACAGCATGAAACGCTGCTGCATCAGTTTGGCCTCGACGACTTCGACCTTGACCAGGTGCACGGCGGGTTCCGGCTCGTCGTCGCTGAACCAGGACGCGCAGCCGCCGAGCCCGAGAAACAGGAGCAGGGTGAAGGTGTGTAAGAAGCGCCGCCGGGTGGTCATGGTGAGGATTCTCCCTTGACCCCAGTCTAGCCCTTCAGGATCACCTCAACTGCCGAAATACCCCGCGCAGCACTTCTTGAACTTCTGCCCGCTGGCGCATGGACAGGCATCGTTGCGTCCGGCCTTGAGTGGCACGGTGGGGTCGATGAAGTACCAGTGGCCGGCGTTCTGCACGAACGACGAGCGCTCGCGGTGGCTGTGTTCGCCGCTGCCGTCGTGCCAGCGTGCGGTGAACGTCACGAACGCGTGTTCCGGCTGACCGCCGAACACCTCGGAGCTTTCCACTTCCAGGCCCAGCCAGGTGCTCTTGGCACTCCAGTCGCTGATGGACTGACGATCGAGGCCGGACTGTTGTGCCGGCAGGGTGGTCGCCACCAGATAATCAATCAACCCCAGCACATAAGCGCTGTAGCGCGAACGCATCAACGCTTCGGCGCAAGGGGCCGGGTGACCGCCATGGTAATGACCGCAGCAGGCGTCGAGCAGGGTGCCGCTGCCGCAAGGGCAAATGGATGTACTCATTGCGTTACCACCAATATTTCCCGAAGTTTTCCGGATTGGCCCAGAACCGTGAGTTGAGCCAGTCGGGGACTTGTTTGTAGTCAAGCAGATCGTAGGTGAACAGGGTCAGCACCTGATCGTCACGCTGGAAACGTTCGCTGGCTTGCAGCGCCAGGGAGAAAAAATCCGTCTCCTGCCAGCCGCTGGCCGGCAAGTCCGCCAGCACCGCAATGCGACTGGCATTGAGGTTGCGGATCCCACCGAGCAAATTCAGACCGTCACGCTTGGGCAAGTGTTCGAGGCAATCGACCACCAGCGCCAGATCGAATCGGCGCGCCGCGAGTTCGGCCGGCAACGGCCCGGGCGCCGCATGGGCGACACAGGTGTCCGGGTGCGCGAGCTTGAACGCCTCAAGCGCCGGGAATTCACTGGCGCCGATCAGCAACAGGCGCGGCGGGGCGTAACGATCCAGCAAAGCGGCCAGCGCCTGCTGCGGCGTGCGCGAAGAAATACCTGCAATCATCGAAGATCCTCAATCAGAGCGCCAAGACTAGCCTGCCCAAACGCCCAGATATAGAGCGGCTTAGGGTCAAAAGTGCCGATCACCCGTGAACACGGGACAAAACAGGCATGGCCTATTGCTGGCGGAGATTAAAACTCGGGTCTTTACTCCCTGAATCGGTTCTAAGCCGATCCTCAGGAGAAAACTAGATGAGCATAGTTCGGACAGCATTACCCTTGGTTCTGCTAACCAGTGTGTTGACTGGTTGCGCAGGTTTGCAGAAAACCGACTGGCCGACCTGTGCGGCAGTCGGCGGTGTGATAGGTGCGGGTCTCGGCGCGACCGAGAGCACGGCATGGGCAGGGTACGGCGCGCTGTTGGTTGGCGGTACCGCCGCAGCTTATTGCTGGGTTCACGGTGATGGCGACGAAGACGGCGATGGCGTGCCGGACAGCCGCGACAAGTGCCCGGGTACGCCTAGAGGCGTGCAGGTCGATGCCGATGGTTGCCCACCACCAGTCCCTGCGCCAGTGGTTGAAGAGGCGGTTGTGGTCAAGGAAGAAACCATTGTCATCCGCGATGTTCACTTCCAGTTCGACAAAGCCACACTCACTCCTTCCGACAAGCTGGTACTCGACAAAGTCGCCACTCGCCTGAAACAGGAATCTTCCACCGCACGCCTGACCGTTACTGGCCATACCGACAGCGTGGGCAGCGATGCCTACAACCAGAAACTGTCTGATCGTCGCGCGCACTCGGTGGTGGATTACCTCGTCAAGGATGGTGTGCCACGCAGCAGCTTCGTGTCTGTGACCGGTGCCGGTGAAAGCCAGCCTGTTGCCGATAACAAAACCGCTGACGGCCGCGCGTTGAACCGTCGTACCGAAATCAAGATCGAGCGTTGAGTCCCTTCCGCTCCGCGGCTTGTGCAGTCGCGGATGCGGGTCTTTACTCCTGTGTGACCGGCATCTGCCGGTAACACAGGAGCTTTCAACCATGAGCCTTCTCCCAAGAACCCTCTTGCCGGTGCTGCTGCTTGGCAGCGTGTTGACCGGTTGCGCGACTCACAGCGATGGCACTGCCCCTCTCAATCAACGTACCTGGCCGATCTGCAGCGTGATCGGCGGTCTGGTCGGTGGAGGCCTGGGCGCTCTGGAGAGTAGCGGTTGGGCGGCGGGCGGAGCGGCACTGGGTATCTTGACGGGCGGCTTGATCTGTTACGCCCAGGACGGCGATGAAGACGACGATGGTGTGTTCGATCGGCGTGATCGCTGCCCGGATACACCAGCCAATACCCCGGTCGAACACCATGGTTGCCCGCTGCCGCAGTACCCGGCCAGCGTGAAACCTGTGCAGTCCGAAGTCATTACCCTGAGCGATGCAAGCGACGTGTTGTTTGCATACAACAGATCCGACCTGACGCCCTCGATGCAAAATCAGCTGGATGCGCTGATGCCCACACTGCAAAGTGCCGATGTGGTGAGCATCAAAGTGATTGGTCACACCGACAGCGTGGGTTCGGACACCTATAACCAGGCCCTCTCGGAACGCCGCGCCAGCAGCGTGGCGGCTTACTTGTTGGGCATGGGCCTGGCGCCGAACAAACTCACCAGCGAAGGCCGGGGCGAAAGCCAGCCTGTGGCCGATAACGAAACAGACGAAGGACGCGCGAAAAACCGTCGCGTGGAATTGCACATCAATCGCTGAACCGCGTGATAGAGCCGTCGGGCAGCCATCGCGGTTGTTGCGATGGCCATTCGGCGGCCTTCATGAAGATTTTTCCGTTGCCCTCTGGCTTATCCCGCGTGGAAGCCGTTACTGTGCGCCCAAAGAATAATTCTCAATGGGGGAGCGTATGAAGGTGTTTTGGGGGTTGGGGAAGCTGTTGACCCTGCTGTTCTGGCTGGTGGTGCTGGTCAATCAGATGATGCCGTTTGTCCATCCGCTGCACCTGTTGGTCAATCTGGCCGGTGGCCTGTTGGCGGTCCTTCATCTTCTTGAGGCGGTGTTCTGTTTCCGCAGCCTCAGAGGT
Proteins encoded in this window:
- a CDS encoding OmpA family protein codes for the protein MSLLPRTLLPVLLLGSVLTGCATHSDGTAPLNQRTWPICSVIGGLVGGGLGALESSGWAAGGAALGILTGGLICYAQDGDEDDDGVFDRRDRCPDTPANTPVEHHGCPLPQYPASVKPVQSEVITLSDASDVLFAYNRSDLTPSMQNQLDALMPTLQSADVVSIKVIGHTDSVGSDTYNQALSERRASSVAAYLLGMGLAPNKLTSEGRGESQPVADNETDEGRAKNRRVELHINR
- a CDS encoding DUF1145 domain-containing protein, encoding MKVFWGLGKLLTLLFWLVVLVNQMMPFVHPLHLLVNLAGGLLAVLHLLEAVFCFRSLRGRAHPWRDRLKIVFFGVFHLQTIPAPAVSKASHA